A genomic window from Vigna radiata var. radiata cultivar VC1973A chromosome 2, Vradiata_ver6, whole genome shotgun sequence includes:
- the LOC106756028 gene encoding general transcription factor 3C polypeptide 3 isoform X2: protein MGKEGSDFDEVQDAVDGMGEEEEEHAAAEEDDNDMEEEDGYTFRFETGMNPLDFVGNDSGLLLYERFELLEQEALAHKKRKATEQCHSEEPPSKMLRESDISGSEIAEIMEAMNYHGVRKRSKKPKKRGRRKGSKNKTDPKLTWMLGEAACHYSNDRYDEAKAMLLEVIKLAPNVAESYHTLALVFDSLQDKKTAMSFFLIAAHLDSKYSSYWEIIYDWSIKQDDYGQARYCLLKAIRAYPKNITLRCHLAELYVKLGDYQKAAVTYEQVHQLCYENVDALKMAVKSYKKCGQVERGVCILEDYLKSQPGGANVSVVDLLCTILMETKAHDRALQYIKHAQAANAWEELPLNLKIKAGICHAHLGKMDMAQGPLYLKLAKCYRSLKKSSQAITFFYKALEILQDDVDARITLASLLLEDGKEDEAISLLSPPNDADSGDANPEKSKRWWVDKRIKQKLCNIYRNRGTRDFVDKVFPLVRESLDVATLRQKGKSKRRLTKRDLVERVRMVDGPENDNVFSGFKPIAAPSDRLKASRAKKLLQKMAIEKEKRKAEALASGIDWLSDDSDDDPQIENRELPLCNLLKYEEHHQLIIDLCKALASLQRYWEALEIINLSLRLASTSLSTDKKEELRSLGAQMAYSTTDPKHGFDCVKYIVQQHPHSVAAWNCYYKVISRLENRDTRHYKFVRVMQGKFVDCVPPILISGHQFTIFSHHQDAARKYLEAYKLLPENPLVNLCVGTALINLALGFRLQNKHQCLVQGLAFLYNNLRICENSQESLYNIARAYHHVGLVTLAAVYYEKVIAIREKDCPIPKLPNENPDVIENHKPGYCDLRREAAYNLHLIYKKSGALDLARQVLKDHCTL from the exons ATGGGAAAAGAGGGGAGCGACTTTGATGAAGTACAGGACGCCGTCGATGGAATgggagaggaagaggaagaacacGCAGCAGCAGAGGAAGATGACAATGACATGGAAGAAGAGGATGGGTATACTTTCAGGTTCGAAACCGGGATGAATCCTTTGGACTTTGTCGGCAACGATTCTGGTCTTCTACTCTACGAGCGATTTGAGCTTCTCGAACAAGAAGCTCTCGCCCATAAAAAGCGAAAAGCAACTGAACAATGCCACAG TGAAGAGCCACCTTCTAAGATGCTTAGGGAAAGTGATATTTCTGGGTCAGAGATAGCTGAGATAATGGAAGCAATGAATTATCATGGTGTGCGCAAGAGATCAAAAAAG CCTAAAAAGAGAGGCAGGCGAAAAGGATCGAAGAATAAAACGGACCCTAAGCTAACATGGATGCTGGGTGAGGCCGCATGTCACTATTCAAATGACCGTTATGACGAG GCTAAAGCTATGCTGCTTGAAGTTATTAAGTTGGCACCGAATGTGGCTGAATCTTATCACACCCTTGCACTTGTCTTTGATTCACTCCAGGATAAGAAAACTGCAATGAGTTTTTTCCTAATTGCTGCTCATTTGGATTCTAAATATTCATCTTATTGGGAAATCATTTATGACTGGTCCAT AAAACAAGATGATTATGGTCAAGCACGATATTGTCTTTTAAAAGCAATAAGAGCATATCCCAAAAATATTACTCTTAGATGTCATCTTGCAGAGCTTTATGTTAAACTTGGAGACTATCAAAAAGCTGCTGTTACATATGAGCAAGTACATCAACTCTGTTATGAGAATGTTGATGCACTGAAAATGGCAGTTAAG TCGTACAAAAAATGTGGTCAAGTTGAGCGTGGTGTTTGTATTCTTGAAGACTACCTTAAGAGTCAACCGGGCGGAGCAAATGTGAGTGTAGTTGATCTGCTGTGTACCATATTGATGGAAACTAAGGCACATGACAGAGCTTTGCAGTATATTAAACATGCCCAAGCTGCAAATGCATGGGAAGAATTACcgttgaatttgaaaattaaggCCGGAATTTGCCATGCTCATCTTGGAAAAATGGATATGGCTCAG GGTCCTTTATATCTGAAACTTGCTAAATGTTACAGGTCCTTGAAAAAAAGTTCACAagcaattacttttttttacaaag CCCTTGAAATACTACAAGATGACGTTGATGCACGGATAACTCTAGCTTCCCTTCTGCTTGAAGACGGAAAAGAAGATGAAGCAATTTCCTtgttgtctcctccaaatgatGCTG ACTCTGGTGATGCAAATCCTGAAAAGTCAAAGAGATGGTGGgttgataaaagaataaaacagaAGCTCTGCAACATTTATAGGAATAGAGGGACACGTGATTTTGTGGATAAAGTTTTCCCTTTGGTTCGTGAATCATTAGATGTTGCAACTCTTCGACAAAAG GGTAAATCAAAAAGGCGACTCACCAAAAGAGATCTGGTCGAGAGGGTTAGGATGGTAGATGGTCCAGAAAATGATAATGTATTTTCAGGATTCAAGCCCATAGCTGCACCATCTGACCG GTTGAAAGCTTCCAGGGCAAAAAAGTTGCTGCAGAAGATGGCAAttgaaaaggagaaaagaaaagctgaGGCACTGGCCTCCGGAATTGATTGGCTAAGTGATGATTCAGACGATGATCCTCAG ATAGAAAACAGAGAACTTCCCTTGTGCAATCTTCTGAAATATGAAGAACATCATCAGCTAATAATCGAT TTGTGCAAGGCATTAGCATCCTTGCAAAGGTATTGGGAAGCACTGGAGATTATTAATCTCTCTCTAAGATTGGCTAGTACATCTCTGTCTACTGACAAGAAAGAGGAACTTCGATCCCTTGGAGCTC AAATGGCATACAGCACCACAGATCCTAAACATGGGTTTGATTGTGTAAAATACATTGTTCAGCAACATCCACACAGTGTTGCAGCTTGGAATTGCTACTACAAGGTTATCTCAAG ATTGGAAAACCGAGATACAAGACATTATAAATTTGTACGTGTTATGCAAGGAAAGTTTGTGGACTGTGTGCCTCCTATTCTAATTTCTGGTCATCAGTTTACCATATTTAGCCATCATCAAGATGCAGCAAGGAAATACCTTGAAGCTTACAAACTATTACCAGAGAATCCCTTGGTTAATCTCTGCGTTG GAACAGCCTTGATCAACTTAGCATTGGGTTTTAGACTTCAGAACAAGCATCAATGTCTTGTACAAGGTTTAGCATTCCTCTACAACAACTTGAGAATCTGCGAGAACAGTCAG GAATCCTTGTACAACATAGCTCGGGCCTATCATCATGTTGGCCTTGTAACTCTGGCGGCTGTTTATTATGAGAAGGTGATTGCTATTCGCGAGAAAGACTGTCCAATTCCAAAACTTCCCAATGAAAATCCAGATGTCATCGAAAATCATAAACCTGGTTACTGCGACCTTCGCAGAGAAGCAGCTTACAATTTGCATTTAATCTACAAAAAAAGTGGCGCTCTTGACCTTGCTAGGCAAGTTCTCAAAGATCACTGTACCTTGTGA
- the LOC106756028 gene encoding general transcription factor 3C polypeptide 3 isoform X1: MGKEGSDFDEVQDAVDGMGEEEEEHAAAEEDDNDMEEEDGYTFRFETGMNPLDFVGNDSGLLLYERFELLEQEALAHKKRKATEQCHSEEPPSKMLRESDISGSEIAEIMEAMNYHGVRKRSKKPKKRGRRKGSKNKTDPKLTWMLGEAACHYSNDRYDEAKAMLLEVIKLAPNVAESYHTLALVFDSLQDKKTAMSFFLIAAHLDSKYSSYWEIIYDWSIKQDDYGQARYCLLKAIRAYPKNITLRCHLAELYVKLGDYQKAAVTYEQVHQLCYENVDALKMAVKSYKKCGQVERGVCILEDYLKSQPGGANVSVVDLLCTILMETKAHDRALQYIKHAQAANAWEELPLNLKIKAGICHAHLGKMDMAQVLFNDLKPKNASKHAKLVIEVADSLMGLEHYNPALNYYLMLEGNIGNENGPLYLKLAKCYRSLKKSSQAITFFYKALEILQDDVDARITLASLLLEDGKEDEAISLLSPPNDADSGDANPEKSKRWWVDKRIKQKLCNIYRNRGTRDFVDKVFPLVRESLDVATLRQKGKSKRRLTKRDLVERVRMVDGPENDNVFSGFKPIAAPSDRLKASRAKKLLQKMAIEKEKRKAEALASGIDWLSDDSDDDPQIENRELPLCNLLKYEEHHQLIIDLCKALASLQRYWEALEIINLSLRLASTSLSTDKKEELRSLGAQMAYSTTDPKHGFDCVKYIVQQHPHSVAAWNCYYKVISRLENRDTRHYKFVRVMQGKFVDCVPPILISGHQFTIFSHHQDAARKYLEAYKLLPENPLVNLCVGTALINLALGFRLQNKHQCLVQGLAFLYNNLRICENSQESLYNIARAYHHVGLVTLAAVYYEKVIAIREKDCPIPKLPNENPDVIENHKPGYCDLRREAAYNLHLIYKKSGALDLARQVLKDHCTL; encoded by the exons ATGGGAAAAGAGGGGAGCGACTTTGATGAAGTACAGGACGCCGTCGATGGAATgggagaggaagaggaagaacacGCAGCAGCAGAGGAAGATGACAATGACATGGAAGAAGAGGATGGGTATACTTTCAGGTTCGAAACCGGGATGAATCCTTTGGACTTTGTCGGCAACGATTCTGGTCTTCTACTCTACGAGCGATTTGAGCTTCTCGAACAAGAAGCTCTCGCCCATAAAAAGCGAAAAGCAACTGAACAATGCCACAG TGAAGAGCCACCTTCTAAGATGCTTAGGGAAAGTGATATTTCTGGGTCAGAGATAGCTGAGATAATGGAAGCAATGAATTATCATGGTGTGCGCAAGAGATCAAAAAAG CCTAAAAAGAGAGGCAGGCGAAAAGGATCGAAGAATAAAACGGACCCTAAGCTAACATGGATGCTGGGTGAGGCCGCATGTCACTATTCAAATGACCGTTATGACGAG GCTAAAGCTATGCTGCTTGAAGTTATTAAGTTGGCACCGAATGTGGCTGAATCTTATCACACCCTTGCACTTGTCTTTGATTCACTCCAGGATAAGAAAACTGCAATGAGTTTTTTCCTAATTGCTGCTCATTTGGATTCTAAATATTCATCTTATTGGGAAATCATTTATGACTGGTCCAT AAAACAAGATGATTATGGTCAAGCACGATATTGTCTTTTAAAAGCAATAAGAGCATATCCCAAAAATATTACTCTTAGATGTCATCTTGCAGAGCTTTATGTTAAACTTGGAGACTATCAAAAAGCTGCTGTTACATATGAGCAAGTACATCAACTCTGTTATGAGAATGTTGATGCACTGAAAATGGCAGTTAAG TCGTACAAAAAATGTGGTCAAGTTGAGCGTGGTGTTTGTATTCTTGAAGACTACCTTAAGAGTCAACCGGGCGGAGCAAATGTGAGTGTAGTTGATCTGCTGTGTACCATATTGATGGAAACTAAGGCACATGACAGAGCTTTGCAGTATATTAAACATGCCCAAGCTGCAAATGCATGGGAAGAATTACcgttgaatttgaaaattaaggCCGGAATTTGCCATGCTCATCTTGGAAAAATGGATATGGCTCAG GTTCTCTTCAATGATTTGAAACCAAAGAATGCAAGCAAGCATGCTAAATTGGTTATTGAGGTTGCTGATTCATTAATGGGTCTTGAACATTATAACCCTGCATTGAATTACTATTTGATGTTGGAAGGAAATATTGGAAACGAAAAT GGTCCTTTATATCTGAAACTTGCTAAATGTTACAGGTCCTTGAAAAAAAGTTCACAagcaattacttttttttacaaag CCCTTGAAATACTACAAGATGACGTTGATGCACGGATAACTCTAGCTTCCCTTCTGCTTGAAGACGGAAAAGAAGATGAAGCAATTTCCTtgttgtctcctccaaatgatGCTG ACTCTGGTGATGCAAATCCTGAAAAGTCAAAGAGATGGTGGgttgataaaagaataaaacagaAGCTCTGCAACATTTATAGGAATAGAGGGACACGTGATTTTGTGGATAAAGTTTTCCCTTTGGTTCGTGAATCATTAGATGTTGCAACTCTTCGACAAAAG GGTAAATCAAAAAGGCGACTCACCAAAAGAGATCTGGTCGAGAGGGTTAGGATGGTAGATGGTCCAGAAAATGATAATGTATTTTCAGGATTCAAGCCCATAGCTGCACCATCTGACCG GTTGAAAGCTTCCAGGGCAAAAAAGTTGCTGCAGAAGATGGCAAttgaaaaggagaaaagaaaagctgaGGCACTGGCCTCCGGAATTGATTGGCTAAGTGATGATTCAGACGATGATCCTCAG ATAGAAAACAGAGAACTTCCCTTGTGCAATCTTCTGAAATATGAAGAACATCATCAGCTAATAATCGAT TTGTGCAAGGCATTAGCATCCTTGCAAAGGTATTGGGAAGCACTGGAGATTATTAATCTCTCTCTAAGATTGGCTAGTACATCTCTGTCTACTGACAAGAAAGAGGAACTTCGATCCCTTGGAGCTC AAATGGCATACAGCACCACAGATCCTAAACATGGGTTTGATTGTGTAAAATACATTGTTCAGCAACATCCACACAGTGTTGCAGCTTGGAATTGCTACTACAAGGTTATCTCAAG ATTGGAAAACCGAGATACAAGACATTATAAATTTGTACGTGTTATGCAAGGAAAGTTTGTGGACTGTGTGCCTCCTATTCTAATTTCTGGTCATCAGTTTACCATATTTAGCCATCATCAAGATGCAGCAAGGAAATACCTTGAAGCTTACAAACTATTACCAGAGAATCCCTTGGTTAATCTCTGCGTTG GAACAGCCTTGATCAACTTAGCATTGGGTTTTAGACTTCAGAACAAGCATCAATGTCTTGTACAAGGTTTAGCATTCCTCTACAACAACTTGAGAATCTGCGAGAACAGTCAG GAATCCTTGTACAACATAGCTCGGGCCTATCATCATGTTGGCCTTGTAACTCTGGCGGCTGTTTATTATGAGAAGGTGATTGCTATTCGCGAGAAAGACTGTCCAATTCCAAAACTTCCCAATGAAAATCCAGATGTCATCGAAAATCATAAACCTGGTTACTGCGACCTTCGCAGAGAAGCAGCTTACAATTTGCATTTAATCTACAAAAAAAGTGGCGCTCTTGACCTTGCTAGGCAAGTTCTCAAAGATCACTGTACCTTGTGA
- the LOC106756028 gene encoding general transcription factor 3C polypeptide 3 isoform X3, whose translation MEAIDYHGVRKRSRKPKKRGRRKGSKNKTDPKLTWMLGEAACHYSNDRYDEAKAMLLEVIKLAPNVAESYHTLALVFDSLQDKKTAMSFFLIAAHLDSKYSSYWEIIYDWSIKQDDYGQARYCLLKAIRAYPKNITLRCHLAELYVKLGDYQKAAVTYEQVHQLCYENVDALKMAVKSYKKCGQVERGVCILEDYLKSQPGGANVSVVDLLCTILMETKAHDRALQYIKHAQAANAWEELPLNLKIKAGICHAHLGKMDMAQVLFNDLKPKNASKHAKLVIEVADSLMGLEHYNPALNYYLMLEGNIGNENGPLYLKLAKCYRSLKKSSQAITFFYKALEILQDDVDARITLASLLLEDGKEDEAISLLSPPNDADSGDANPEKSKRWWVDKRIKQKLCNIYRNRGTRDFVDKVFPLVRESLDVATLRQKGKSKRRLTKRDLVERVRMVDGPENDNVFSGFKPIAAPSDRLKASRAKKLLQKMAIEKEKRKAEALASGIDWLSDDSDDDPQIENRELPLCNLLKYEEHHQLIIDLCKALASLQRYWEALEIINLSLRLASTSLSTDKKEELRSLGAQMAYSTTDPKHGFDCVKYIVQQHPHSVAAWNCYYKVISRLENRDTRHYKFVRVMQGKFVDCVPPILISGHQFTIFSHHQDAARKYLEAYKLLPENPLVNLCVGTALINLALGFRLQNKHQCLVQGLAFLYNNLRICENSQESLYNIARAYHHVGLVTLAAVYYEKVIAIREKDCPIPKLPNENPDVIENHKPGYCDLRREAAYNLHLIYKKSGALDLARQVLKDHCTL comes from the exons CCTAAAAAGAGAGGCAGGCGAAAAGGATCGAAGAATAAAACGGACCCTAAGCTAACATGGATGCTGGGTGAGGCCGCATGTCACTATTCAAATGACCGTTATGACGAG GCTAAAGCTATGCTGCTTGAAGTTATTAAGTTGGCACCGAATGTGGCTGAATCTTATCACACCCTTGCACTTGTCTTTGATTCACTCCAGGATAAGAAAACTGCAATGAGTTTTTTCCTAATTGCTGCTCATTTGGATTCTAAATATTCATCTTATTGGGAAATCATTTATGACTGGTCCAT AAAACAAGATGATTATGGTCAAGCACGATATTGTCTTTTAAAAGCAATAAGAGCATATCCCAAAAATATTACTCTTAGATGTCATCTTGCAGAGCTTTATGTTAAACTTGGAGACTATCAAAAAGCTGCTGTTACATATGAGCAAGTACATCAACTCTGTTATGAGAATGTTGATGCACTGAAAATGGCAGTTAAG TCGTACAAAAAATGTGGTCAAGTTGAGCGTGGTGTTTGTATTCTTGAAGACTACCTTAAGAGTCAACCGGGCGGAGCAAATGTGAGTGTAGTTGATCTGCTGTGTACCATATTGATGGAAACTAAGGCACATGACAGAGCTTTGCAGTATATTAAACATGCCCAAGCTGCAAATGCATGGGAAGAATTACcgttgaatttgaaaattaaggCCGGAATTTGCCATGCTCATCTTGGAAAAATGGATATGGCTCAG GTTCTCTTCAATGATTTGAAACCAAAGAATGCAAGCAAGCATGCTAAATTGGTTATTGAGGTTGCTGATTCATTAATGGGTCTTGAACATTATAACCCTGCATTGAATTACTATTTGATGTTGGAAGGAAATATTGGAAACGAAAAT GGTCCTTTATATCTGAAACTTGCTAAATGTTACAGGTCCTTGAAAAAAAGTTCACAagcaattacttttttttacaaag CCCTTGAAATACTACAAGATGACGTTGATGCACGGATAACTCTAGCTTCCCTTCTGCTTGAAGACGGAAAAGAAGATGAAGCAATTTCCTtgttgtctcctccaaatgatGCTG ACTCTGGTGATGCAAATCCTGAAAAGTCAAAGAGATGGTGGgttgataaaagaataaaacagaAGCTCTGCAACATTTATAGGAATAGAGGGACACGTGATTTTGTGGATAAAGTTTTCCCTTTGGTTCGTGAATCATTAGATGTTGCAACTCTTCGACAAAAG GGTAAATCAAAAAGGCGACTCACCAAAAGAGATCTGGTCGAGAGGGTTAGGATGGTAGATGGTCCAGAAAATGATAATGTATTTTCAGGATTCAAGCCCATAGCTGCACCATCTGACCG GTTGAAAGCTTCCAGGGCAAAAAAGTTGCTGCAGAAGATGGCAAttgaaaaggagaaaagaaaagctgaGGCACTGGCCTCCGGAATTGATTGGCTAAGTGATGATTCAGACGATGATCCTCAG ATAGAAAACAGAGAACTTCCCTTGTGCAATCTTCTGAAATATGAAGAACATCATCAGCTAATAATCGAT TTGTGCAAGGCATTAGCATCCTTGCAAAGGTATTGGGAAGCACTGGAGATTATTAATCTCTCTCTAAGATTGGCTAGTACATCTCTGTCTACTGACAAGAAAGAGGAACTTCGATCCCTTGGAGCTC AAATGGCATACAGCACCACAGATCCTAAACATGGGTTTGATTGTGTAAAATACATTGTTCAGCAACATCCACACAGTGTTGCAGCTTGGAATTGCTACTACAAGGTTATCTCAAG ATTGGAAAACCGAGATACAAGACATTATAAATTTGTACGTGTTATGCAAGGAAAGTTTGTGGACTGTGTGCCTCCTATTCTAATTTCTGGTCATCAGTTTACCATATTTAGCCATCATCAAGATGCAGCAAGGAAATACCTTGAAGCTTACAAACTATTACCAGAGAATCCCTTGGTTAATCTCTGCGTTG GAACAGCCTTGATCAACTTAGCATTGGGTTTTAGACTTCAGAACAAGCATCAATGTCTTGTACAAGGTTTAGCATTCCTCTACAACAACTTGAGAATCTGCGAGAACAGTCAG GAATCCTTGTACAACATAGCTCGGGCCTATCATCATGTTGGCCTTGTAACTCTGGCGGCTGTTTATTATGAGAAGGTGATTGCTATTCGCGAGAAAGACTGTCCAATTCCAAAACTTCCCAATGAAAATCCAGATGTCATCGAAAATCATAAACCTGGTTACTGCGACCTTCGCAGAGAAGCAGCTTACAATTTGCATTTAATCTACAAAAAAAGTGGCGCTCTTGACCTTGCTAGGCAAGTTCTCAAAGATCACTGTACCTTGTGA